A single window of Aquabacterium sp. OR-4 DNA harbors:
- the araD gene encoding L-arabinonate dehydratase: MSRSADDLRSARWFAKDDFRSFGHRSRVLQMGYDHGDFIGRPVIAIINTWSDANQCHTHFKQRVEDVKRGILQAGGWPLEFPAISLSESLVKPTSMLYRNFLAMETEELLRSHPVDGAVLMGGCDKTTPGLLMGALSMGLPSIYLPAGPMLRGNWRGQVLGSGSDAFKYWDERRAGRLGDAAWHEMEAGIARSHGTCMTMGTAATMMGIAEALGFTLPGASSIPAPDANHVRMSAECGRRIVQMVWDDLTPARMLTRGSFANGIAVAMAMGCSTNAIIHLIAISRRAGLPLTLDDFDAASRHVGVIANIRPSGERYLMEDFFYAGGLPALMNVMRGKLDLGALTVNGRTVGDNIAGAEVFNDDVIRPLGNPIYAEGALAVLRGNLAPDGVVIKPSAVAPHLLQHTGRALVFDDYPSLKLAVDDPDLDVTGDDILVLRNAGPKGAGMPEWGMLPIPTKLLRQGVTDMLRLSDARMSGTSYGGCLLHCSPEAFVGGPLALVKTGDRITVDVPARTIHLEVSDAELAARRADWQPQPDRYERGYGWIFSRHILQAHEGCDFDFLETSFGAPVPEPLIY; this comes from the coding sequence ATGAGCCGCAGCGCCGACGACCTGCGCAGCGCGCGCTGGTTCGCCAAGGACGACTTCCGCAGTTTCGGTCATCGCAGCCGGGTGCTGCAGATGGGCTACGACCATGGCGACTTCATCGGCCGCCCGGTCATCGCGATCATCAACACCTGGAGCGACGCGAACCAGTGCCACACGCACTTCAAGCAGCGGGTGGAGGATGTCAAGCGCGGCATTCTGCAGGCCGGTGGCTGGCCGCTGGAGTTTCCGGCCATTTCTCTGAGCGAGAGCCTGGTCAAGCCCACCTCGATGCTCTACCGCAACTTCCTGGCGATGGAGACCGAGGAGCTGCTGCGCAGCCATCCGGTGGATGGCGCGGTGCTGATGGGCGGCTGCGACAAGACCACGCCGGGCCTGCTGATGGGCGCGCTGAGCATGGGCCTGCCCAGCATCTACCTGCCCGCCGGGCCGATGCTGCGCGGCAACTGGCGCGGCCAGGTGCTGGGCTCGGGCTCGGATGCCTTCAAGTACTGGGACGAGCGCCGCGCCGGGCGCCTGGGCGACGCCGCCTGGCACGAGATGGAGGCCGGCATCGCCCGCAGCCATGGCACCTGCATGACCATGGGCACGGCGGCCACGATGATGGGCATTGCCGAGGCCCTCGGCTTCACGCTGCCCGGCGCCAGCAGCATCCCGGCGCCTGACGCCAACCATGTGCGCATGTCCGCCGAGTGCGGGCGCCGCATCGTGCAGATGGTGTGGGACGACCTGACCCCCGCCCGGATGCTCACACGCGGCAGCTTCGCCAACGGCATCGCGGTGGCCATGGCCATGGGCTGCAGCACCAACGCCATCATCCACCTCATCGCCATCAGCCGCCGTGCCGGCCTGCCGCTGACGCTGGACGACTTCGATGCGGCGAGTCGCCATGTGGGCGTCATCGCCAACATCCGGCCCAGCGGCGAGCGCTACCTGATGGAAGACTTCTTCTACGCCGGCGGCCTGCCGGCGCTGATGAACGTGATGCGCGGCAAGCTCGATCTGGGCGCGCTGACCGTCAATGGCCGCACCGTGGGTGACAACATCGCCGGCGCCGAGGTCTTCAACGACGACGTGATCCGGCCTCTCGGGAATCCCATCTATGCCGAGGGCGCGCTGGCCGTGCTGCGCGGCAACCTGGCGCCGGATGGCGTGGTCATCAAGCCCAGTGCCGTGGCGCCGCACCTGCTGCAGCACACCGGCCGCGCCCTGGTGTTTGACGACTACCCCAGCCTGAAGCTGGCCGTCGATGACCCGGACCTGGACGTCACCGGCGACGACATCCTGGTGTTGCGCAACGCCGGCCCCAAGGGCGCGGGCATGCCGGAGTGGGGCATGCTGCCCATCCCCACCAAGCTGCTGCGGCAGGGGGTGACCGACATGCTGCGCCTGTCGGATGCACGCATGAGCGGCACCAGCTACGGCGGCTGCCTGCTGCACTGCAGCCCGGAGGCCTTCGTCGGCGGCCCGCTGGCGCTGGTGAAGACCGGCGACCGCATCACCGTGGACGTGCCGGCGCGAACCATCCACCTCGAGGTCAGCGATGCCGAACTGGCCGCGCGGCGGGCCGACTGGCAGCCTCAGCCCGACCGCTATGAACGCGGCTACGGCTGGATCTTCTCGCGCCACATCCTGCAGGCCCATGAGGGCTGCGACTTCGATTTCCTGGAAACCAGCTTCGGCGCCCCGGTGCCCGAGCCACTCATCTACTGA
- a CDS encoding ribonuclease activity regulator RraA translates to MLPDTRRQLMAVSTATLCTALFKRGLRHQFIQNVRPLNPALPNMVGPAYTLRYMPAREDLNGIAVFTDRAHPQRKAVEECPAGAVLVIDSRQDARAASAGGILVSRLMVRGVAGVVTDGGFRDSPDIARLAIPAYHQRPSAPTNLTLHQAIGINEPIGCGDTPVFPGDIVVGDAEGVVVIPAHLADEIAAEATEMTVFEDYVQEQVLAGRSVLGLYPPTDADVAGHFARWRAAAGR, encoded by the coding sequence ATGCTGCCCGACACCCGCCGCCAGCTGATGGCCGTCAGCACGGCCACGCTGTGCACCGCGCTGTTCAAGCGCGGCCTGCGCCACCAGTTCATCCAGAACGTGCGCCCGCTGAACCCCGCGCTGCCGAACATGGTGGGCCCGGCCTACACGCTGCGCTACATGCCCGCCAGGGAAGACCTGAACGGCATCGCCGTCTTCACCGACCGTGCGCACCCGCAGCGCAAGGCCGTCGAGGAGTGCCCGGCCGGCGCGGTGCTGGTCATCGACAGCCGCCAGGATGCGCGGGCCGCGTCGGCCGGTGGCATCCTGGTCTCGCGCCTGATGGTGCGGGGCGTGGCCGGCGTGGTCACCGACGGCGGCTTCCGCGACAGCCCCGACATCGCGCGGCTGGCGATTCCCGCCTACCACCAGCGGCCCAGCGCGCCGACCAACCTGACGCTGCACCAGGCCATCGGCATCAACGAGCCCATCGGCTGTGGTGACACGCCAGTGTTTCCGGGTGACATCGTCGTCGGTGACGCCGAGGGCGTGGTGGTCATCCCGGCGCACCTGGCCGACGAGATCGCCGCCGAGGCCACCGAGATGACGGTGTTCGAGGACTATGTGCAGGAGCAGGTGCTGGCCGGCCGCAGCGTGCTGGGCCTGTACCCCCCCACCGATGCCGACGTGGCGGGGCACTTCGCGCGCTGGCGCGCTGCGGCCGGTCGATGA
- a CDS encoding MFS transporter has product MTTATSPVPWTKALRWRICALLFAATTINYIDRNALSVLKTSLQQPLSAGGLALTDADYGWITFAFTAAYAAFPPVIGSAIDRFGVKRSLAVALVLWSLASAAHGLVATVLGLVVVRFLLGMAEAAHFPAAIKAVAMWFPQNERALATGVFNAGTALGIVASPVTVWLALSFGWQAAFVAIGAAGLLWLVFWQRGFHAPDDHPRLSAAELAHIRHGDAPAGPAVRLPWTALLRYREIWPFLLGKMLTDPVWWFFLFWLPSYLERERGQNPLKSAGLVALIYLCSSAGSVLGGWLSGHLSKRGWPVGKARLATMGLFAACMPGSILAYRTDSFAVCVALIALATACHQAWSANLLTSATDLFPSRISGAVVGLGATAGGIGGMFIALLTALTVQWTGTQQWAFVYAGVMHLTSLAIFWVWFKGRFQRVDATTSPDLTQTHRPLLAAGASVAALGSVLVWLIATHWSDCVAAAKLSGAAQALTAAGGLVLIGGLLLHAGRAHANTGEPVDAQPDACLQPRT; this is encoded by the coding sequence ATGACCACCGCCACCTCCCCGGTCCCGTGGACGAAGGCCTTGCGCTGGCGTATCTGCGCGCTGCTGTTCGCCGCCACCACCATCAACTACATCGACCGCAACGCGCTGTCGGTGCTCAAGACCAGCCTGCAGCAGCCCTTGTCGGCCGGCGGGCTGGCGCTGACCGATGCCGACTATGGCTGGATCACCTTCGCGTTCACGGCGGCCTATGCCGCCTTCCCGCCGGTGATCGGATCGGCCATCGACCGCTTCGGCGTCAAGCGCAGCCTGGCCGTGGCCCTGGTGCTGTGGTCGCTGGCCTCGGCGGCCCATGGCCTGGTGGCCACGGTGCTGGGCCTGGTGGTCGTGCGCTTCCTGCTGGGCATGGCCGAGGCGGCGCACTTCCCGGCGGCCATCAAGGCCGTGGCGATGTGGTTTCCGCAGAACGAGCGCGCCCTGGCCACCGGCGTGTTCAACGCCGGCACGGCGCTGGGCATCGTGGCCTCGCCGGTGACGGTGTGGCTGGCGCTCAGCTTCGGCTGGCAGGCGGCCTTCGTCGCCATCGGCGCGGCGGGGCTGCTGTGGCTGGTGTTCTGGCAGCGCGGCTTCCATGCGCCGGACGATCATCCCCGGCTGAGTGCCGCCGAGCTGGCCCATATCCGCCACGGCGACGCGCCCGCGGGCCCCGCGGTGCGCCTGCCCTGGACCGCGCTGCTGCGCTACCGCGAGATCTGGCCCTTCCTGCTGGGCAAGATGCTGACCGATCCGGTCTGGTGGTTCTTCCTGTTCTGGCTGCCGTCCTACCTCGAGCGCGAGCGCGGCCAGAACCCGCTCAAGAGCGCCGGCCTGGTGGCGCTGATCTACCTGTGCTCCAGCGCAGGCTCCGTCCTGGGCGGCTGGCTGTCGGGCCACCTGTCCAAGCGTGGCTGGCCGGTGGGCAAGGCGCGCCTGGCCACCATGGGCCTGTTCGCCGCGTGCATGCCGGGCAGCATCCTGGCCTACCGCACCGACAGCTTTGCCGTCTGCGTGGCGCTGATCGCGCTGGCCACGGCCTGCCACCAGGCCTGGTCGGCCAATCTTCTGACCTCGGCCACCGACCTGTTCCCGTCGCGCATCTCGGGCGCGGTGGTCGGCCTGGGCGCCACGGCCGGCGGCATCGGCGGCATGTTCATCGCGCTGCTCACGGCGCTCACCGTGCAATGGACGGGCACCCAGCAATGGGCCTTCGTCTATGCCGGGGTCATGCACCTGACCAGCCTGGCGATCTTCTGGGTCTGGTTCAAGGGCCGCTTCCAGCGCGTGGACGCCACGACCAGCCCCGACCTCACGCAGACCCACCGCCCGCTGCTGGCCGCCGGCGCCAGCGTTGCCGCGCTGGGCAGCGTGCTGGTCTGGCTGATCGCCACGCACTGGAGCGACTGCGTGGCCGCCGCCAAGCTCTCCGGCGCGGCCCAGGCCCTCACCGCCGCCGGCGGCCTGGTGCTGATCGGCGGCCTGCTGCTGCACGCCGGCCGTGCCCATGCCAACACGGGTGAACCCGTCGACGCCCAACCCGATGCGTGTCTTCAACCGCGCACCTGA
- a CDS encoding glycoside hydrolase family 43 protein: protein MIANPILPGFHADPSICRVPGVDGDDYYIATSTFEWWPGVRIHHSRDLVNWRHHSYAVTRTSQLDLTGHPDSAGVWAPCLSYSHGKFWLIYTDVRSTVGAFKDTHNYLITAQSIEGPWSEPVYLNSSGFDPSLFHDADGRHWLLNQQWTHWPGKHNFNGILLQEYDAEARRLVGPVKNIYAGTALGVVEGPHLYRRKGWYYLLTAEGGTYYEHAVTLARSRQIDGPYETLPGNPLMTAWRKPTDGLQRSGHASLVETAHGEWFMAHLCGRPLEWSGPNAARNNPEAGYDGLHCPLGRETALQRIHWRDDDWPELVGGHGQQPSMHIEPPQLPAHPFPAEPVRDDFDAPTLSGHLNSLRRPVDANWASLTARPGHLRLTGRESLMSLFDQSLLARRQQHFRCRVETRVDFEPESFHQMAGLTAYYNTRNHAYLHVTRDPDSQQRVVSLTVNRQGQMSGPADPVALAAGPVDLAVEFNHDTYQFQFRQDGGAWRSIGPALDTAMLSDEFATRFVNGFAESFGFTGNFIGLACQDLAGTRQTADFDYLSYEARV from the coding sequence ATGATTGCCAATCCCATCCTGCCGGGCTTTCATGCCGATCCGTCCATCTGCCGCGTGCCCGGCGTGGACGGCGACGACTACTACATCGCCACCTCCACCTTCGAGTGGTGGCCGGGCGTGCGCATCCACCATTCGCGTGACCTGGTGAACTGGCGCCACCACAGCTATGCCGTCACGCGCACCAGCCAGCTCGACCTCACCGGCCACCCCGATTCGGCCGGCGTCTGGGCGCCGTGCCTGAGTTATTCGCACGGCAAGTTCTGGCTCATCTACACCGATGTGCGCTCCACCGTGGGGGCGTTCAAGGACACGCACAACTACCTGATCACCGCGCAGAGCATCGAGGGCCCCTGGAGCGAGCCGGTGTACCTGAACAGCTCGGGCTTCGATCCGAGCCTGTTCCACGATGCCGACGGCCGGCACTGGCTGCTGAACCAGCAGTGGACGCACTGGCCCGGCAAGCACAACTTCAACGGCATCCTGCTGCAGGAGTACGACGCCGAGGCGCGGCGCCTGGTGGGCCCGGTGAAGAACATCTACGCCGGCACCGCGCTGGGCGTCGTCGAAGGCCCGCACCTGTACCGGCGCAAGGGCTGGTACTACCTGCTGACGGCCGAGGGCGGCACCTACTACGAGCATGCGGTCACGCTGGCCCGCTCGCGCCAGATCGACGGGCCGTACGAGACGCTGCCCGGCAATCCGCTGATGACGGCCTGGCGCAAGCCCACCGACGGCCTGCAGCGCAGCGGCCACGCCAGCCTGGTGGAGACGGCGCATGGCGAGTGGTTCATGGCGCACCTGTGCGGCCGCCCGCTGGAGTGGAGCGGCCCGAACGCCGCGCGCAACAACCCCGAAGCCGGCTACGACGGCCTGCACTGCCCGCTGGGCCGCGAGACGGCGCTGCAGCGCATCCACTGGCGCGACGACGACTGGCCCGAACTGGTTGGGGGCCATGGCCAGCAGCCGAGCATGCACATCGAGCCGCCGCAGCTCCCTGCGCATCCGTTCCCGGCCGAGCCGGTGCGTGATGACTTCGACGCACCCACGCTCAGCGGCCACCTGAACTCCCTGCGCCGGCCGGTTGATGCCAATTGGGCATCGCTGACCGCCCGGCCCGGTCATCTGCGCCTGACCGGGCGCGAGTCGCTGATGAGCCTGTTCGACCAAAGCCTGCTGGCGCGCCGGCAGCAGCACTTCCGCTGCCGTGTCGAGACCCGCGTCGACTTCGAGCCCGAAAGCTTCCACCAGATGGCCGGCCTGACCGCTTACTACAACACGCGCAACCACGCCTACCTGCACGTGACGCGCGATCCCGACAGCCAGCAGCGAGTGGTCAGCCTCACCGTGAACCGGCAGGGCCAGATGAGCGGCCCGGCCGATCCGGTGGCGCTGGCCGCGGGGCCGGTGGACCTGGCCGTGGAGTTCAACCACGACACCTACCAGTTCCAGTTCCGCCAGGACGGCGGCGCCTGGCGGTCGATCGGCCCGGCGCTGGACACCGCCATGCTGAGCGACGAGTTCGCCACGCGCTTCGTCAACGGCTTTGCCGAGAGCTTCGGCTTCACCGGCAACTTCATCGGCCTGGCCTGCCAGGACCTGGCCGGCACGCGCCAGACGGCGGACTTCGACTACCTCAGCTACGAGGCCAGGGTCTGA
- a CDS encoding MFS transporter produces MTVHERLSFIEKAGYSCGDAAANLVFMSMILFQLNFYTDVFGLSANTAAAILLWPRLWDAIFDPVMGVLADRTNTRWGKFRPWVLWTSVPWAVVMVLAYTAPDPAWGWSTGMVVAYAGITNTLLMTLYSMNNMPYSAMSGVMTGDLNERTKLNSFRFVSVNAAQFIVGGLTLPLVAKFAQGHDRAHGWQVTMTLWAVACLVLFLVTFFTTRERIKPISGEQASPKQDFLDLLKNGPWIALVVYTIFHFALLSFRGGAHYNYYHHYVDKAAMFDFIAALGLTTPDPAGTGSLADALGYIVHGTRDQVANSNVADVFNSIINMTGTAVTIVVIMLSTGLSARFGRRAVGIGCFGLSTLTACALYLLPPTAVWAMLGLAVLGAAVYAPSVAVMWSMYADAADYSEWQTGRRFTGMVFATIGFALKTGLALGSASFLWLLAGFFGYDTQQPAAANAIEGYRVLSSLAVGALFAACTLSLLANKLDKKTTTTMAEELAQRRQQAGAVPAAA; encoded by the coding sequence ATGACCGTCCACGAACGACTGTCGTTCATCGAGAAGGCTGGCTACAGCTGCGGCGACGCCGCAGCGAACCTGGTCTTCATGTCCATGATCCTGTTCCAGCTGAACTTCTACACCGACGTGTTCGGCCTGAGCGCGAACACGGCCGCGGCGATCCTGCTGTGGCCGCGGCTGTGGGACGCCATCTTCGACCCGGTGATGGGCGTGCTGGCCGACCGCACCAACACGCGCTGGGGCAAGTTCCGCCCCTGGGTGCTGTGGACATCCGTGCCCTGGGCGGTGGTGATGGTGCTGGCCTACACCGCACCCGATCCGGCCTGGGGCTGGAGCACGGGCATGGTGGTGGCCTATGCCGGCATCACCAACACGCTGCTGATGACGCTGTACTCGATGAACAACATGCCCTACTCGGCGATGAGCGGCGTGATGACCGGTGACCTGAACGAGCGCACCAAGCTCAACTCGTTCCGCTTCGTCTCGGTCAATGCGGCGCAGTTCATCGTCGGCGGGCTGACGCTGCCGCTGGTGGCCAAGTTCGCGCAGGGCCATGACCGGGCGCATGGCTGGCAGGTGACCATGACGCTGTGGGCCGTGGCCTGCCTGGTGCTGTTCCTGGTGACCTTCTTCACCACCCGCGAGCGCATCAAGCCGATCTCGGGCGAGCAGGCCTCGCCCAAGCAGGACTTCCTGGACCTGCTGAAAAACGGCCCGTGGATCGCGCTGGTGGTCTACACCATCTTCCACTTCGCGCTGCTGTCGTTTCGCGGCGGCGCGCACTACAACTACTACCACCACTACGTCGACAAGGCGGCGATGTTCGACTTCATCGCCGCGCTGGGCCTGACCACGCCCGATCCGGCCGGCACCGGCAGCCTGGCCGATGCGCTGGGCTACATCGTGCACGGCACGCGCGATCAGGTGGCGAACTCGAACGTCGCCGATGTCTTCAACAGCATCATCAACATGACCGGCACGGCCGTGACCATCGTGGTGATCATGCTGTCGACCGGGCTGTCGGCGCGCTTCGGCCGGCGCGCGGTGGGCATCGGCTGCTTCGGCCTGTCCACGCTGACCGCCTGCGCGCTGTACCTGCTGCCGCCCACGGCGGTGTGGGCCATGCTGGGCCTGGCCGTGCTGGGTGCCGCGGTCTACGCGCCCAGCGTCGCCGTGATGTGGTCGATGTATGCCGACGCCGCCGACTACTCCGAGTGGCAGACCGGCCGGCGCTTCACCGGCATGGTGTTCGCCACCATCGGCTTCGCGCTGAAGACCGGCCTGGCCCTGGGCTCGGCCAGCTTCCTGTGGCTGCTGGCCGGCTTCTTCGGCTACGACACGCAACAGCCCGCGGCCGCCAATGCCATCGAGGGCTACCGCGTCCTGTCCAGCCTGGCGGTGGGCGCGCTGTTCGCCGCCTGCACGCTGTCGCTGCTGGCCAACAAGCTGGACAAGAAGACCACCACGACGATGGCGGAAGAACTGGCCCAGCGTCGCCAGCAGGCCGGCGCCGTGCCCGCCGCTGCCTGA
- the xylA gene encoding xylose isomerase, whose product MSTVYSDLPVVQYEGPQSTNPLAYRWYDAKRVVLGKTLAEHLRPAVCYWHNFCWKGEDIFGLGNTVFQRPWFAEADPVKAAYLKLDAAFDFFGKLGLPYWCFHDRDVAPEGATLAESNRILDGLLEAAAKKMQDGKVQLLWGTANLFSHGRFMSGAATNPDPEVYAYAAAQVKHVLEWTQRLGGANYVLWGGREGYETLLNTDLKRELAQYGRFLASVVEHKHKIGFKGTILIEPKPQEPTKHQYDYDSATVYGFLKTYGLENEVKVNIEVNHATLAGHSFEHEVATACALGIFGSLDANRGDEQLGWDTDQFPNNHVQLVPAMLELIRAGGYGNGGTNFDAKVRRQSIDPIDQLEGHIGGMDTMARAFLSAAALYESGDLERVVAERYAGWQGPLGKAIESGASLDELAKLVHQNGVSPAPRSGRQERLENVVNRFV is encoded by the coding sequence ATGAGCACCGTCTATTCCGATCTGCCCGTCGTCCAGTACGAAGGCCCCCAGTCCACCAACCCGCTGGCCTACCGCTGGTACGACGCCAAGCGCGTGGTGCTCGGCAAGACCCTGGCCGAGCACCTGCGCCCCGCCGTCTGCTACTGGCACAACTTCTGCTGGAAGGGCGAGGACATCTTCGGCCTGGGCAACACCGTGTTCCAGCGCCCCTGGTTCGCCGAGGCCGATCCGGTCAAGGCTGCCTACCTGAAGCTGGACGCGGCCTTCGATTTCTTCGGCAAGCTGGGCCTGCCGTACTGGTGCTTCCATGACCGCGATGTGGCCCCCGAGGGCGCGACGCTGGCCGAGTCCAACCGCATCCTCGACGGCCTGCTCGAGGCCGCCGCCAAGAAGATGCAGGACGGCAAGGTGCAGCTGCTGTGGGGCACGGCCAATCTGTTCTCGCATGGCCGCTTCATGAGCGGCGCGGCCACCAACCCCGACCCCGAGGTCTATGCCTACGCCGCGGCGCAGGTCAAGCATGTGCTGGAGTGGACGCAGCGCCTGGGCGGCGCCAACTACGTACTGTGGGGCGGCCGCGAGGGCTATGAAACCCTGCTCAACACCGACCTCAAGCGCGAGCTGGCGCAGTACGGGCGCTTCCTGGCCTCGGTGGTCGAGCACAAGCACAAGATCGGCTTCAAGGGCACGATCCTGATCGAGCCCAAGCCGCAGGAGCCCACCAAGCACCAGTACGACTACGACAGCGCCACGGTGTACGGCTTCCTCAAGACCTACGGCCTGGAGAACGAGGTCAAGGTCAACATCGAGGTCAACCACGCCACGCTGGCCGGCCACAGCTTCGAGCACGAGGTGGCCACCGCCTGCGCGCTGGGCATCTTCGGTTCGCTGGACGCCAACCGCGGCGACGAGCAGCTGGGCTGGGACACCGACCAGTTCCCGAACAACCATGTGCAGCTGGTGCCGGCGATGCTCGAGCTGATCCGCGCTGGCGGCTACGGCAACGGCGGCACCAACTTCGACGCCAAGGTGCGCCGCCAGTCCATCGACCCGATCGACCAGCTCGAGGGCCATATCGGCGGCATGGACACCATGGCCCGCGCCTTCCTCAGTGCCGCGGCGCTGTACGAGAGCGGCGATCTGGAGCGCGTGGTGGCCGAGCGTTATGCCGGCTGGCAGGGCCCGCTGGGCAAGGCCATTGAATCGGGCGCCAGCCTCGATGAACTGGCCAAGCTGGTGCATCAGAACGGCGTCTCGCCGGCACCGCGTTCGGGCCGCCAGGAGCGGCTCGAGAACGTCGTCAACCGCTTCGTCTGA